In one window of Oscillospiraceae bacterium DNA:
- a CDS encoding cytochrome c biogenesis protein CcdA — MQYLISFLEGVITFISPCILPMIPVYLLYFAGGNGERAEADAESKKSKVFVNALGFVLGFTAVFVALGALASAIGGLLLRYKTIVNIVTGAIVVTFGLNFIGVFRIGFLNRSAKIKT; from the coding sequence ATGCAGTATCTGATCTCATTCCTTGAGGGCGTCATTACCTTCATCTCGCCGTGCATATTGCCGATGATCCCGGTCTATCTTCTCTATTTTGCGGGAGGAAACGGCGAACGCGCCGAGGCGGACGCGGAAAGCAAGAAAAGCAAGGTCTTTGTCAACGCGCTCGGCTTTGTGCTCGGTTTCACGGCCGTGTTTGTCGCGCTCGGGGCGCTTGCCTCGGCAATCGGCGGGCTGCTGCTGCGGTATAAAACCATCGTCAACATCGTCACCGGAGCGATCGTCGTGACCTTCGGCCTGAATTTCATCGGCGTATTCAGGATCGGTTTTCTCAACCGCAGCGCAAAAATCAAAACCG
- a CDS encoding DUF370 domain-containing protein, with protein MKLINVGFGNLVAAERIVSIAGFDTQPVKRLAQDAKAEGRLVDTTYGRKTKAIILTDSGYVIASALQPETIAGRISGTDVRKEDET; from the coding sequence GTGAAACTCATCAACGTCGGATTCGGAAATCTCGTGGCGGCCGAGCGCATCGTCTCGATCGCCGGATTCGACACGCAGCCGGTCAAGCGGCTGGCGCAGGACGCTAAAGCCGAAGGCCGGCTGGTCGATACGACTTACGGGCGCAAGACCAAAGCCATCATCCTGACCGACAGCGGTTACGTCATCGCCTCCGCGCTGCAGCCCGAGACCATCGCGGGCCGCATCTCGGGAACGGATGTCCGAAAGGAAGACGAAACATGA
- the murF gene encoding UDP-N-acetylmuramoyl-tripeptide--D-alanyl-D-alanine ligase has product MNLAAKIVYVSACLAMGATCAFNVRFHLHMLQLSSYRPERYLDWLKRNFKKLIPNLILLVAADLVTILIELRPDKNLSFALAAFLLAIFFGVFLLVFKAPKAKKPLDFTARAKRLFGTALFFPLAAMIGAYFLIPHRGAIVLTGSLCAAGPLLLFLSLGLNTPIDKMIYNKYFKMAQRKLADSNAVTIGITGSYGKTSTKYILGRLLSEHFNTLITPESKNTPMGVAKVINDDLRATTEVFVAEMGAACVGDIAELCRLTNPVFGVISAIGEQHLKTMGSLENIISTKFELADAVEQAGGTMFLNYDNPYISAHGSKAKTIKYGLEAEGLDFRADGIKADQNGIRFTIHHPGGEFDVHTKLLGRHNVINILAAVAVCAEFGLDPKKTAGAIAKLEPVPHRLEMHKNPFGLTVIDDAYNSNPAGAAAALEALSWFDAMKIAVTPGMVELGAKEDKENYRLGENAAKVCDLLILVGGKRADAIYDGAIAAGLAKDKIIRVETFKEAKEIFNRYASQKAVVLLENDLPDNY; this is encoded by the coding sequence ATGAATTTGGCGGCAAAAATCGTCTATGTGAGCGCCTGCCTCGCGATGGGAGCAACCTGCGCGTTCAACGTGCGGTTTCATCTGCATATGCTGCAGCTCTCTTCCTATCGCCCGGAACGCTATCTGGACTGGCTGAAACGCAACTTCAAAAAGCTGATCCCGAACCTGATTTTACTTGTCGCAGCCGATTTGGTCACGATTTTAATCGAACTCAGGCCGGACAAAAACCTCTCTTTTGCCCTCGCCGCTTTTCTGCTTGCGATTTTCTTCGGCGTTTTCCTGCTGGTTTTCAAAGCGCCGAAGGCCAAAAAGCCGCTGGACTTCACGGCACGGGCGAAACGCCTGTTCGGCACGGCTTTATTCTTCCCGCTTGCGGCGATGATCGGCGCCTATTTTTTGATTCCGCACCGCGGGGCAATCGTTTTGACCGGTTCGCTCTGTGCCGCGGGGCCCCTGCTGTTGTTTTTGTCGCTCGGGCTGAACACGCCGATCGATAAGATGATTTACAATAAATATTTCAAGATGGCGCAGCGAAAACTCGCGGACAGCAACGCCGTCACCATCGGAATTACCGGAAGTTACGGCAAAACAAGCACGAAATATATCCTCGGACGGCTGCTCTCCGAGCACTTTAACACGCTGATCACCCCCGAGAGCAAGAATACACCCATGGGCGTCGCCAAAGTCATCAACGATGACCTCAGGGCCACCACCGAAGTCTTTGTCGCCGAGATGGGCGCCGCCTGCGTCGGCGATATCGCCGAGCTCTGCCGCCTGACCAATCCCGTGTTCGGCGTGATCTCCGCCATCGGCGAACAGCACCTCAAGACCATGGGGTCGCTTGAAAATATCATCTCCACAAAATTCGAACTCGCCGACGCGGTCGAACAGGCCGGCGGGACGATGTTTTTAAATTACGACAACCCCTATATCTCTGCGCACGGTTCGAAGGCCAAGACCATTAAATACGGGTTGGAGGCCGAAGGGCTCGATTTCCGGGCGGACGGCATCAAAGCCGATCAAAACGGCATCAGGTTTACGATTCATCATCCCGGCGGCGAATTCGACGTACATACCAAACTGCTCGGCCGCCACAACGTCATCAACATCCTCGCCGCGGTCGCGGTCTGCGCCGAATTCGGCCTCGACCCGAAGAAGACCGCCGGAGCAATCGCCAAGCTCGAACCGGTTCCCCACCGGCTTGAGATGCACAAAAACCCGTTCGGACTGACCGTCATCGACGACGCCTATAATTCCAACCCGGCGGGAGCCGCCGCCGCGTTGGAGGCGCTTTCGTGGTTTGACGCGATGAAAATCGCCGTCACGCCCGGCATGGTCGAACTCGGCGCCAAAGAGGACAAAGAAAATTACCGGCTCGGAGAAAACGCCGCAAAGGTCTGCGATCTGCTGATTTTGGTCGGCGGAAAACGGGCTGACGCCATTTACGACGGCGCGATCGCCGCGGGACTTGCCAAAGATAAAATCATCCGCGTCGAAACCTTCAAAGAAGCCAAAGAAATCTTCAACCGTTACGCCTCGCAAAAAGCGGTTGTATTGCTCGAAAACGATTTACCCGACAATTATTAA
- a CDS encoding D-alanine--D-alanine ligase family protein, producing the protein MKINLCVIMGGKSVEHEISVITAVQAIQSLDKEKYEIIPLYITKKSEFYTSPAMCEIDCFKDIPALLQNSERVAFVRKGDTVFLEGEKKGLKKPFCMNVDAAFPIVHGTNVEDGTLAGFLNLLDLPYCGCDVLSAANSMDKLITKDILKAKGIPVLDATDFYADRWAAERENLLDLIEKNHRYPIIVKPVNLGSSVGVYKVKNREDLAAAIDDCFLLCSRVMIENAVENLREINCSVLGDVYEAAASPCEEPVGNDAILSYGDKYMSGQKGMSGQTRKLPADLPEGQTGLIQKYAVGAFKALGCAGVARVDFLTDAKTGEIYVNELNTIPGSLSFYLWEAAGLHYRELLDKIIALAFKRDRERKNLNFSFDTNILSGFSFGGLKK; encoded by the coding sequence ATGAAAATCAATCTCTGCGTCATCATGGGCGGAAAGAGCGTCGAACATGAGATCTCGGTCATCACCGCCGTCCAGGCCATCCAATCGCTTGACAAAGAAAAATACGAGATCATCCCGCTTTACATCACCAAAAAAAGCGAGTTTTACACCTCGCCCGCGATGTGCGAGATCGACTGCTTCAAGGACATCCCCGCCCTGTTACAAAATTCGGAGCGAGTGGCTTTTGTGCGCAAAGGAGACACGGTCTTTCTGGAGGGCGAGAAAAAGGGACTGAAAAAACCGTTTTGCATGAACGTCGACGCGGCGTTTCCGATCGTGCACGGCACCAACGTCGAAGACGGGACGCTCGCGGGCTTTTTGAATCTGCTCGACCTGCCCTACTGCGGGTGCGATGTGCTCTCGGCGGCCAACAGCATGGATAAACTGATTACCAAAGATATTTTAAAGGCGAAGGGAATTCCGGTGCTTGACGCGACCGATTTTTACGCCGACCGCTGGGCTGCCGAGCGCGAAAATCTGCTCGATTTGATTGAAAAAAATCACCGTTACCCGATCATTGTCAAGCCGGTCAATCTCGGCTCGAGCGTGGGCGTTTATAAGGTTAAAAACCGCGAAGATCTCGCCGCCGCCATCGACGACTGCTTTTTGCTTTGCAGCCGGGTGATGATTGAAAACGCGGTCGAAAATCTGCGCGAGATCAACTGCTCGGTGCTCGGCGACGTCTACGAAGCCGCCGCAAGCCCCTGCGAAGAACCGGTCGGCAACGATGCGATCTTATCCTACGGCGACAAATACATGAGCGGTCAAAAGGGCATGAGCGGACAGACCCGCAAACTGCCCGCCGATCTTCCCGAAGGGCAGACCGGGCTGATTCAAAAATACGCCGTCGGCGCCTTTAAAGCGCTCGGCTGCGCAGGCGTCGCGCGCGTCGATTTTCTGACCGACGCGAAAACCGGCGAAATCTATGTCAATGAGCTGAATACCATCCCGGGTTCTCTGTCTTTTTATCTTTGGGAGGCGGCCGGCCTGCATTATCGCGAACTTTTGGATAAAATAATCGCGTTGGCGTTCAAACGCGACCGCGAGCGCAAAAACCTGAACTTTTCATTCGATACCAACATTTTGTCGGGATTTTCGTTCGGCGGCCTGAAAAAATGA
- the trxA gene encoding thioredoxin codes for MSVVVLNKDNFVDEVINSSVPVLVDFWAPWCGPCRMVSPIVDEIADEHTDIKVGKVNVDEEGDLAMQYRVMSIPTLLVFKGGKLTASSIGARPKADILALLA; via the coding sequence ATGTCAGTCGTAGTTTTAAACAAAGATAATTTCGTCGATGAGGTCATCAACAGCAGCGTTCCCGTCCTCGTCGATTTCTGGGCGCCGTGGTGCGGCCCGTGCCGCATGGTCTCGCCGATCGTAGACGAGATCGCGGATGAGCATACCGACATCAAAGTCGGCAAGGTCAATGTGGATGAAGAAGGCGATCTCGCCATGCAGTATCGTGTGATGAGCATCCCGACGCTGCTCGTCTTCAAGGGCGGAAAACTGACCGCTTCCTCGATCGGCGCAAGGCCCAAGGCGGATATTCTCGCGCTGCTCGCTTAA
- a CDS encoding biotin/lipoyl-binding protein, with the protein MKNLKITVNGKTYDVAVEEVGTSSASVSAPAPAAAPAAAPAPVAAAVPEKESAPAAASVPAAPVVAGGKPVLCPMPGTIVNVMVKPGDAVKKGNVLLILEAMKMENEIQAAADGTVASVEVQKGDNVNADDVLLTIA; encoded by the coding sequence ATGAAAAACCTGAAGATAACCGTCAACGGAAAAACTTATGACGTCGCCGTCGAAGAAGTAGGAACTTCTTCTGCTTCTGTTTCCGCACCGGCACCCGCCGCCGCACCTGCCGCAGCGCCTGCGCCTGTCGCCGCAGCCGTCCCCGAAAAAGAATCCGCTCCGGCCGCAGCGTCTGTGCCCGCCGCGCCGGTCGTCGCCGGCGGTAAACCCGTTCTTTGCCCGATGCCCGGTACGATCGTCAACGTGATGGTCAAGCCCGGCGACGCCGTGAAAAAAGGCAATGTGCTGTTGATTCTCGAAGCGATGAAGATGGAAAACGAAATTCAGGCGGCCGCCGACGGCACCGTCGCAAGCGTGGAAGTGCAAAAGGGCGACAACGTCAACGCGGACGACGTCCTGCTCACCATCGCTTAA
- a CDS encoding carboxyl transferase domain-containing protein, translating to MANKAEIQTRQLLFSLFDEGSAMEIGEPAAGGESGVLAAWGTADGNPVFAFAQDSGTIGGAFGAAAAEKICKIYDLAAKNGAPVVGIFDSKGVRIAEGGEVLSALGKFMNSANTLSGVVPQIAVVTGTCGGSMAMIAGCADALVLCEDAQLFLTPDDLIKAAQPDYKPAKSSVTAAKNGTAALVEKDALSAVAAAKKLLSYLPSNNLDVPPVFDFSEPAAGLADADSFYELYADYGTTAKVGFAAIGGQSVGLVSAAKDEKGYIHTCGAKKIARFVRLCDAYSIPVVSLIDTDGFAPDGESEARGAITSAAALSQAYAEATCAKIAVVTGRAVGPVYIAACGKSANADMVFAYEDAVISPVNPDAVLIINDPQLLDNCKSEAERKAVYAAYAKEKLGAKAAASSGLVDAVVTPATVRGQVLSALSMLSGKRVSRLPKKHAANLL from the coding sequence ATGGCAAATAAAGCGGAGATACAGACAAGACAGCTGCTGTTTTCGTTGTTTGACGAGGGCAGCGCCATGGAGATCGGCGAACCGGCCGCGGGCGGCGAAAGCGGCGTTTTGGCGGCATGGGGAACCGCGGACGGCAACCCCGTGTTCGCGTTCGCGCAGGACAGCGGGACGATCGGCGGCGCCTTCGGCGCTGCGGCGGCTGAAAAAATCTGCAAAATCTATGACCTGGCCGCGAAAAACGGCGCTCCGGTCGTCGGGATTTTCGACAGCAAAGGCGTTCGCATAGCCGAAGGCGGCGAAGTCCTTTCGGCGCTCGGAAAGTTTATGAACAGCGCCAACACCCTCTCGGGCGTGGTCCCGCAGATCGCGGTGGTCACCGGAACCTGCGGCGGCTCGATGGCGATGATCGCCGGATGCGCGGACGCGCTCGTCCTGTGTGAAGACGCGCAGTTGTTTTTGACGCCGGACGATTTGATCAAAGCCGCGCAGCCCGACTATAAACCCGCAAAGAGCAGCGTGACCGCGGCAAAAAACGGCACCGCGGCGCTTGTGGAAAAAGACGCTTTATCGGCGGTTGCGGCAGCGAAAAAGCTGCTTTCTTATCTCCCGTCCAACAATCTGGACGTACCTCCGGTTTTTGATTTCAGCGAACCCGCCGCGGGTCTTGCTGACGCGGACAGTTTTTATGAGCTCTATGCCGATTACGGGACGACCGCAAAGGTCGGTTTCGCCGCCATCGGCGGACAGAGCGTGGGCCTTGTCTCGGCCGCAAAGGACGAGAAGGGTTATATTCATACCTGCGGCGCAAAAAAGATCGCGCGTTTCGTGCGGCTGTGCGACGCCTATTCGATTCCGGTCGTTTCGCTCATCGACACCGACGGTTTCGCGCCGGACGGCGAAAGCGAGGCAAGGGGCGCGATCACAAGCGCGGCTGCGCTGTCTCAGGCCTATGCGGAAGCGACCTGCGCCAAGATCGCGGTCGTCACCGGAAGAGCCGTCGGCCCCGTTTATATCGCGGCCTGCGGCAAATCGGCCAACGCGGATATGGTGTTCGCCTATGAAGATGCGGTCATCAGCCCGGTCAACCCCGACGCGGTTTTGATCATCAACGACCCGCAGCTGCTCGACAACTGCAAGAGCGAGGCGGAACGCAAAGCGGTCTATGCGGCGTATGCAAAAGAAAAGCTCGGCGCGAAAGCTGCGGCTTCCTCCGGTCTGGTCGATGCTGTCGTAACACCGGCAACCGTACGCGGGCAGGTGCTCTCGGCGCTGTCGATGTTGTCCGGCAAACGGGTCAGCCGCCTGCCCAAGAAGCACGCCGCCAATCTGTTATAA
- a CDS encoding alpha/beta hydrolase gives MRISVDGLEIGYDSAGTGRPVLFLHGWGVDRSTFKPVADRLSDCCRAITVDLPGFGESEEPKRPFNSDDFADFAEHFIAALGLEKPILCGHSNGGKTALALAGRGYQNLSKLVLVSSTGIPAKHKPGFYIKRFFFKTGKKLLNAPVIGKPFSKVFDPSEYGSEDYKKASPMMKRTMSAVLSQDISDRLRNIAVPSLLFWGDKDTATPLSDGEKMKKLIPDAGLIVYKDCDHYAFLRKLPEFTAALRYFILN, from the coding sequence ATGAGAATTTCGGTCGACGGTCTTGAAATCGGATACGACAGCGCCGGTACGGGCAGACCTGTTTTATTCCTGCACGGCTGGGGCGTCGACCGAAGCACCTTCAAACCCGTCGCGGACCGCCTTTCGGACTGCTGCCGCGCGATCACGGTCGATCTGCCGGGCTTCGGCGAGAGCGAAGAACCGAAAAGGCCTTTTAACTCGGACGATTTCGCCGACTTCGCCGAACACTTTATCGCCGCGCTCGGCCTCGAAAAACCGATTTTGTGCGGGCACTCCAACGGCGGAAAGACCGCGCTTGCGCTTGCGGGACGCGGTTATCAAAACCTCTCGAAACTCGTGCTCGTCAGCAGCACCGGGATCCCCGCGAAACACAAGCCCGGATTTTACATCAAGCGGTTCTTTTTTAAAACCGGAAAGAAGCTTTTGAACGCTCCCGTGATCGGCAAGCCGTTTTCAAAGGTTTTCGACCCCTCCGAATACGGCTCCGAGGATTATAAAAAGGCCTCGCCGATGATGAAGCGGACCATGTCGGCGGTGCTTTCGCAGGATATCTCCGACCGGCTCAGAAACATCGCCGTCCCGTCGCTCCTTTTCTGGGGCGACAAAGACACCGCGACGCCGCTTTCGGACGGCGAAAAGATGAAAAAACTGATCCCCGACGCCGGATTGATCGTCTATAAGGACTGCGACCACTACGCCTTTTTGCGTAAACTGCCCGAATTCACGGCGGCGCTGCGGTATTTTATTTTGAATTGA
- a CDS encoding oxaloacetate decarboxylase subunit alpha codes for MAKKILITDLTLRDAHQSLLATRMSTEEMLPVMELMDKVGFYSMEVWGGATFDACLRFLNEDPWDRLRVMRKQMPNTKLQMLFRGQNMLGYRHYADDVVEYFVQKCVSNGIDIIRIFDALNDIRNLKCSIAAAKKEKAHVQGAISYTTGEVFTIDYYVKYAKQLENEGVDSICVKDMAGLLTPYFTYDLVKALKETVKVPIQLHSHYTAGLASMSLLKGIEAGADIIDTVMSPLALGTSHAPTESMVAALAGTRYDTGLDLVKMNPVKDHFADLRADYIKSGLLDQRMLGVDANALLYQVPGGMLSNLVKQLADAKKSDKLADVLNEVPRVRADSGFPPLVTPTSQIVGTQAVYNIIMGERYKTVTKEFKAMVRGEYGRTPMPISPEFSKKILGDEKPITCRPADLLKPELETIRTQVAKWSIQDEDALTYAQFDQVAVKFFEQRRNKMHGVDGEHFDPANKTHIV; via the coding sequence ATGGCTAAAAAAATACTGATTACCGACCTGACGCTGCGCGACGCCCACCAGTCGCTGCTCGCGACCCGCATGAGCACCGAAGAGATGCTTCCGGTCATGGAACTGATGGACAAAGTCGGCTTTTATTCGATGGAGGTCTGGGGCGGCGCGACGTTTGACGCCTGCCTGCGCTTTTTAAACGAGGACCCGTGGGACCGCCTGCGCGTGATGCGCAAACAGATGCCGAACACCAAACTGCAGATGCTTTTCCGCGGACAGAATATGCTGGGTTACCGGCATTACGCCGACGACGTCGTTGAGTATTTCGTCCAAAAGTGCGTTTCAAACGGCATCGACATCATCCGCATCTTCGACGCGCTCAACGACATCCGCAATCTGAAGTGCTCCATCGCCGCCGCCAAAAAAGAGAAAGCCCACGTCCAGGGCGCGATCTCCTATACGACCGGCGAGGTCTTCACGATCGACTATTACGTCAAATACGCCAAACAGCTTGAAAACGAGGGCGTGGACTCCATCTGCGTCAAAGATATGGCCGGACTGCTGACCCCGTATTTCACCTATGATCTGGTCAAAGCGCTCAAAGAGACCGTCAAAGTCCCGATCCAGCTGCATTCGCACTATACGGCGGGCCTTGCCTCCATGTCGCTTTTAAAGGGCATCGAAGCGGGCGCCGACATCATCGACACGGTCATGTCGCCGCTTGCGCTGGGCACCTCCCACGCGCCGACCGAGAGCATGGTCGCCGCGCTCGCGGGCACTCGGTACGACACCGGGCTGGATCTGGTCAAAATGAATCCGGTCAAGGACCATTTTGCCGACCTGCGCGCCGACTATATCAAGAGCGGCCTGCTCGACCAGAGAATGCTCGGCGTCGACGCCAACGCGCTGCTCTATCAGGTGCCGGGCGGAATGCTCTCGAACCTCGTCAAGCAGCTTGCCGACGCAAAAAAATCCGATAAACTCGCCGACGTGCTCAATGAAGTCCCGCGCGTGCGCGCCGATTCCGGTTTCCCGCCGCTGGTTACGCCGACTTCCCAGATTGTCGGAACGCAGGCGGTCTATAATATCATCATGGGCGAACGCTACAAGACCGTCACCAAAGAATTCAAGGCCATGGTCAGGGGCGAATACGGCAGAACGCCGATGCCGATCTCTCCGGAGTTTTCGAAAAAGATTCTCGGCGACGAAAAGCCGATCACCTGCCGTCCCGCCGACCTGCTCAAGCCCGAGCTCGAGACCATCCGCACACAGGTCGCGAAATGGTCGATTCAGGACGAGGACGCGCTGACCTATGCCCAGTTCGACCAGGTCGCGGTCAAGTTCTTCGAACAGCGCCGCAACAAGATGCACGGCGTCGACGGCGAGCACTTTGACCCCGCGAACAAGACCCATATCGTATAA
- the gmk gene encoding guanylate kinase, with protein sequence MSKGLVIVLSGPAGSGKDTLLNRYFKFGSAKKTVSATTRPMRHNETDGRDYHFFTRERFEQAIKAGELLEYTEYAGNYYGTLYSEINRITAAGDDVILKIEVEGGQNVKKRFPGAVMVFTFPPNADILASRLKSRGTEDEETVKRRLAAAEKEIEIAKKTYDYLVINDDADDAAKNFADIITARHAAMSENIDFMNEVRDDVKNHFI encoded by the coding sequence ATGAGCAAAGGGCTTGTGATCGTCCTCTCCGGCCCCGCCGGAAGCGGAAAGGATACGCTGTTAAACCGGTATTTCAAATTCGGCTCCGCGAAAAAGACCGTTTCGGCCACGACGCGCCCGATGCGGCACAATGAGACCGACGGCAGGGATTATCACTTTTTTACGCGCGAACGGTTTGAACAGGCGATCAAAGCCGGTGAGCTGCTCGAATACACCGAATACGCCGGCAATTATTACGGGACTCTTTACAGTGAGATCAACCGAATCACCGCCGCCGGAGACGACGTGATCTTAAAAATCGAGGTCGAGGGCGGGCAAAACGTGAAGAAGCGGTTTCCCGGCGCCGTCATGGTCTTCACCTTCCCGCCGAACGCCGATATTTTGGCTTCCCGGCTGAAAAGCCGCGGCACCGAGGACGAAGAGACCGTCAAAAGACGGCTTGCGGCGGCCGAAAAAGAGATCGAAATCGCGAAAAAGACCTATGACTATCTGGTCATCAACGACGATGCCGACGACGCGGCCAAAAATTTTGCGGATATCATTACTGCCCGGCATGCCGCGATGTCCGAAAATATCGATTTTATGAACGAGGTAAGAGACGATGTCAAAAATCATTTCATTTGA
- a CDS encoding DNA-directed RNA polymerase subunit omega, with translation MSKIISFDPEKYSKSRYSTVIGVAKRAREIAERAAEEKEVLTEKTVKTAMVELIEGKYKIVTVEKADGDNDGDDRSDE, from the coding sequence ATGTCAAAAATCATTTCATTTGATCCGGAAAAATACTCAAAAAGCCGCTATTCCACCGTCATCGGCGTCGCCAAACGCGCCCGCGAGATCGCCGAAAGAGCGGCCGAGGAAAAAGAAGTTCTGACCGAAAAAACAGTCAAAACCGCGATGGTGGAACTCATCGAGGGTAAATACAAAATCGTCACGGTCGAAAAAGCAGACGGGGATAACGACGGAGACGACCGCTCGGACGAATAA